DNA sequence from the Ogataea parapolymorpha DL-1 chromosome II, whole genome shotgun sequence genome:
TTTCAAATACGAAGATGATACCACCCCCTACGAAGGACATGTCAAAAGATTGGGACGTATGTTTCGCGCACTGGAGGAGCAATCGCAAATGCTTTCCAAAGCAGATAAGAACCATGAGGATTTTTTTAAGCCTCAAAAGGAATTGGAGCCCAAGACCTGGTCCAAGACTTCAAATTATATTCGAATAATACAAGATGAAGACGTCGGCGACGAAGTGACATTCTCCAATCAAAATATAAAACATTCCGAGTCCAGCGGCCCAATTCTTGCATCTATAGAAAGCTTAGTCCAGCAAATCTACCAGGACCTGAACAATTACTCTGAATGCCTCATTCCCATAGACTCTGCAAACTCTGTCGATATCAAATTGTTTCCCATTTTGCCCCCACCCCCCGAATTGAATGCTTACGATGTTCCTATAGCAACAGTGAAATTAGAGACAATGGTGGATCCACTGTGGGACCCGACGATGGTGAGAATCCTACCTTTTATCAACGGTATTAACTCTATTAAAAGAATTAGCATTCTAGCAGATGCAGATTACGAACTGACAAGGCAGTGTATCCAGCACCTGATCCACTTCAGATCCGTTGCCGTTCTAGATGTATTTCAGTTCTCCAATTGTTACGCTCCTACCTCGCAGATATGCAACTTTTTGCGCGACCCAATGATGGCTTCCGAATGTCAAGGATACGTGATTTCATCCACTGGAACATTTGGCAATTTGCCTCTCCATAGGGGTCAAGATTTAGGGTCGAATCCAGATATAGAGAACGCAAGCACGCATTCTTCTTTATTGGGAAATGAAAGGTCACAGATGCATGACGGTCAACAATCGTTTTCACCCAAAACTAGCTCTTATCAAAATCATAAGTCGACTCAAAAGACTATGTTCGTTCCTTTGCCTTCAAAGGCTACTCTATTCTTTCTCTATCGTTCTATGAATCAGAACCTCACTCTGCGTCAATGGCATTCAGAAAATAGCAAGCTTTTGACTCATATTGATATCAGAAGATTCGTTACCTTTGGCGTGCTTAGGGGAATTATTTACAGGGTGCGAACTTATCCTGTGTCCAACAAGTTCTCGACATCCATAGATTTTGGCACAGTATATACAAATTACAGTGATGGTGCACATCCTAAGAAACCCAATTACAatgtttctgtgctgccTGTCACCAAGAACATCAGAAAATTCAGCAACGAtttcgacgacgacgataAGCTCATCGAAGCAGCAGAGAACAATGACAAATTCCTCGACCTGACAGGCCTCAAATCTGAGCGTCTTAGGAAACAACAAGAAATGAAGCTTTCTCGCTTGCTGAAGA
Encoded proteins:
- a CDS encoding Nitrogen permease regulator NLRG/NPR2 is translated as MSSDGFTSIISMFYAVFHPTEGTKVVCQVPSGSIVPADKSKDSSTLAAPLFDFDSIKNYVIPKPALCNKLVTFKISSYRVVGFPVNIYASHYARNSFSFNLCFVFKYEDDTTPYEGHVKRLGRMFRALEEQSQMLSKADKNHEDFFKPQKELEPKTWSKTSNYIRIIQDEDVGDEVTFSNQNIKHSESSGPILASIESLVQQIYQDLNNYSECLIPIDSANSVDIKLFPILPPPPELNAYDVPIATVKLETMVDPLWDPTMVRILPFINGINSIKRISILADADYELTRQCIQHLIHFRSVAVLDVFQFSNCYAPTSQICNFLRDPMMASECQGYVISSTGTFGNLPLHRGQDLGSNPDIENASTHSSLLGNERSQMHDGQQSFSPKTSSYQNHKSTQKTMFVPLPSKATLFFLYRSMNQNLTLRQWHSENSKLLTHIDIRRFVTFGVLRGIIYRVRTYPVSNKFSTSIDFGTVYTNYSDGAHPKKPNYNVSVLPVTKNIRKFSNDFDDDDKLIEAAENNDKFLDLTGLKSERLRKQQEMKLSRLLKKCRDFDMICTEMSLPKKEVVEILTKMGDWSVINS